Proteins encoded in a region of the Enterococcus gilvus ATCC BAA-350 genome:
- the rplA gene encoding 50S ribosomal protein L1, with the protein MAKKSKKMQDALKKIDATKAYPVAEAVALAKEINFAKFDATVEVAYKLNVDPKKADQQIRGAVVLPNGTGKTQTVLVFAKGEKAKEAEAAGADFVGDDDMVAKIQGGWFDFDVVVATPDMMATVGKLGRVLGPKGLMPNPKTGTVTMDVTKAVEEVKAGKVTYRVDKAGNVHVPIGKVSFDDAKLVENFNTINETLVKAKPATAKGQYIKNISMTTTFGPGIHVEQTAI; encoded by the coding sequence ATGGCTAAAAAGAGCAAAAAAATGCAAGATGCATTGAAGAAAATCGACGCTACTAAAGCTTACCCTGTTGCGGAAGCTGTAGCATTAGCAAAAGAAATTAACTTCGCGAAATTTGACGCAACGGTTGAAGTTGCTTACAAATTGAACGTAGACCCTAAAAAAGCAGACCAACAAATCCGTGGAGCTGTTGTGCTTCCAAACGGAACTGGTAAAACACAAACTGTTTTAGTATTCGCGAAAGGCGAAAAAGCAAAAGAAGCTGAAGCTGCTGGCGCTGATTTCGTTGGCGATGACGACATGGTTGCAAAAATCCAAGGTGGATGGTTTGACTTTGACGTTGTTGTTGCAACACCTGACATGATGGCTACAGTTGGTAAATTAGGCCGTGTGCTTGGACCAAAAGGTTTAATGCCTAACCCTAAAACTGGTACTGTAACAATGGATGTTACAAAAGCAGTTGAAGAAGTTAAAGCTGGTAAAGTAACGTACCGTGTGGATAAAGCTGGTAACGTTCATGTGCCAATCGGTAAAGTATCATTCGACGATGCTAAATTGGTTGAAAACTTTAACACAATCAACGAAACTTTAGTAAAAGCAAAACCTGCTACTGCTAAAGGTCAATACATCAAAAACATTTCAATGACTACAACATTTGGACCTGGTATCCATGTTGAACAAACAGCTATCTAA
- the rplK gene encoding 50S ribosomal protein L11 has protein sequence MAKKVEKLVKLQIPAGKATPAPPVGPALGQAGINIMGFTKEFNARTADQAGLIIPVVISVYEDRSFTFITKTPPAAVLLKKAANVEKGSGEPNKTKVAKVTSDQVKEIAELKMQDLNAANVESAMRMVEGTARSMGITVE, from the coding sequence GTGGCAAAGAAAGTAGAAAAATTAGTTAAACTGCAAATTCCTGCAGGGAAAGCAACACCAGCTCCCCCAGTAGGTCCTGCACTAGGTCAAGCGGGTATCAACATCATGGGATTCACAAAAGAATTCAATGCGCGTACAGCTGACCAAGCAGGCTTGATCATTCCAGTAGTGATCTCTGTATATGAAGACCGTTCATTTACATTCATCACAAAAACACCACCAGCTGCAGTATTATTGAAAAAAGCTGCTAACGTGGAAAAAGGTTCAGGCGAACCAAACAAAACAAAAGTTGCAAAAGTTACTAGCGATCAAGTAAAAGAAATCGCTGAGTTGAAAATGCAAGACCTAAACGCTGCTAACGTTGAGTCAGCAATGCGCATGGTTGAAGGAACTGCACGAAGCATGGGGATCACAGTCGAATAA
- the sdaAA gene encoding L-serine ammonia-lyase, iron-sulfur-dependent, subunit alpha, which yields MFYSIQELVEQAKDYSSVGELMIATEMELTDRTREEIIALMERNLEVMESSIEEGIQGVTSVTKITGGDAKRMNDYIESGKFMSGDTILKAVRNGIAVNEVNAKMGLVCATPTAGSAGVLPGVLMAAREKLNLSHEEQINFLFTAGAFGLVMANNASISGAEGGCQAEVGSASAMSAAALVSANGGTPEMASNALAITLKNVMGLICDPVAGLVEVPCVKRNAMGASQAFISADMALAGIRSVIPPDEVVEAMYKVGRAMPQIFKETAEGGVATTPTGLRLQRQVFGEPEKATV from the coding sequence ATGTTCTATTCGATCCAAGAGCTTGTAGAACAAGCAAAGGATTATTCATCTGTTGGCGAATTGATGATCGCCACTGAAATGGAATTAACTGATCGTACAAGGGAAGAAATCATTGCGTTGATGGAACGCAATTTAGAAGTAATGGAAAGTTCTATTGAAGAAGGCATCCAAGGAGTGACTTCTGTAACGAAGATCACTGGCGGCGATGCCAAACGTATGAATGATTATATCGAAAGCGGCAAATTCATGAGCGGTGACACTATTTTAAAAGCCGTTCGTAACGGGATCGCTGTCAATGAAGTCAATGCAAAAATGGGCTTGGTTTGTGCAACGCCGACAGCAGGAAGTGCCGGTGTATTACCGGGTGTTTTGATGGCGGCGCGAGAAAAATTGAACTTGAGTCACGAGGAGCAAATTAATTTTCTATTTACTGCTGGTGCGTTTGGTTTAGTCATGGCAAACAATGCCTCGATCTCTGGTGCTGAAGGCGGCTGCCAAGCGGAAGTCGGTTCTGCTAGTGCAATGTCAGCAGCGGCTCTAGTCTCAGCCAATGGCGGAACACCTGAAATGGCATCAAATGCTTTGGCAATTACTTTGAAGAATGTCATGGGACTGATTTGTGATCCAGTCGCCGGTCTTGTCGAAGTTCCTTGTGTGAAACGAAACGCAATGGGGGCCTCTCAAGCTTTTATCTCAGCTGACATGGCTTTGGCAGGTATCCGCAGTGTTATTCCGCCGGATGAAGTGGTGGAAGCAATGTATAAAGTCGGCCGTGCAATGCCGCAAATTTTCAAGGAAACCGCTGAAGGCGGCGTCGCAACCACTCCAACCGGCTTGCGTCTGCAACGTCAAGTATTCGGCGAACCAGAAAAAGCGACCGTTTAA
- the sdaAB gene encoding L-serine ammonia-lyase, iron-sulfur-dependent subunit beta, whose translation MEVLKYRSVFDIIGPVMVGPSSSHTAGAARIGKVCRMIFGERPDSVEFDLYESFAKTYRGHGTDIALVGGILGMDPDDPRLSDSLKIAHEQGMEVLFVPKKEIADHPNTVTLRMIKGELEMSITGVSIGGGNIQITEMNGYSISLGMGNPTYIIINKDVPGLLSRVSTIFMKHGLNIGKVTMTRKTKGENGIVLLEIDDTPDDPEGLRQEIKCEDDVLSVTYFK comes from the coding sequence ATGGAAGTTTTAAAATATCGTAGTGTTTTTGACATTATTGGTCCAGTGATGGTGGGCCCTAGCAGCTCGCATACTGCGGGTGCAGCGCGAATCGGAAAAGTGTGCCGTATGATTTTTGGGGAACGCCCCGATTCTGTTGAGTTTGATCTGTATGAATCTTTTGCAAAGACCTATCGCGGTCATGGAACAGATATCGCTTTAGTTGGCGGTATTTTAGGGATGGATCCAGACGATCCTCGTTTATCCGATTCATTGAAAATCGCTCACGAACAAGGAATGGAAGTTCTTTTTGTTCCAAAAAAAGAAATTGCTGACCATCCGAATACGGTTACCTTACGCATGATCAAAGGTGAACTTGAGATGTCGATCACTGGTGTCTCGATCGGCGGCGGAAATATCCAAATCACTGAAATGAATGGTTACAGCATCTCCCTAGGCATGGGAAATCCTACCTATATCATTATCAACAAAGACGTACCTGGCCTGCTCTCACGTGTATCAACTATCTTCATGAAGCACGGGTTGAACATCGGTAAAGTTACTATGACTCGGAAAACAAAGGGCGAGAATGGCATCGTTTTGTTGGAGATCGATGATACTCCGGACGATCCAGAAGGATTACGACAAGAAATCAAATGTGAAGATGACGTATTAAGCGTGACCTATTTTAAATAA
- the rplJ gene encoding 50S ribosomal protein L10 → MSEVAIAKKAAIVDEVTEKFSAAASAVIVDYRGLTVEQVTELRKQLRDANVEMKVIKNSILVRAAEKAGLNGLEEVFSGPTAVAFSNEDVVAPAKIIDEFAKTAEKLEIKGGIIEGKVASIEEITALAKLPNRDGLLSMLLSVLQAPVRNVAYAVKAVAEKEEEVA, encoded by the coding sequence ATGAGTGAAGTAGCAATCGCTAAAAAAGCCGCTATCGTTGATGAAGTCACTGAAAAATTCAGCGCAGCAGCTTCAGCCGTTATCGTTGATTACCGTGGTTTGACTGTAGAACAAGTGACTGAATTACGTAAACAATTACGCGACGCTAACGTTGAAATGAAAGTTATCAAAAATTCTATCTTGGTTCGTGCAGCTGAAAAAGCTGGATTGAACGGATTAGAAGAAGTATTCTCAGGACCTACTGCTGTTGCATTTAGTAATGAGGATGTTGTTGCTCCAGCTAAAATTATCGATGAATTCGCTAAAACAGCTGAGAAACTAGAAATCAAAGGCGGTATCATTGAAGGGAAAGTAGCTTCTATCGAAGAAATTACTGCTCTTGCAAAACTACCGAACCGCGATGGACTTCTTTCTATGCTATTGTCTGTCCTTCAAGCGCCAGTCCGCAACGTGGCTTACGCTGTGAAAGCAGTCGCAGAAAAAGAAGAAGAAGTAGCTTAA
- the rplL gene encoding 50S ribosomal protein L7/L12 → MALNIENIVEELKGATILELNDLVKAIEDEFGVTAAAPVAAAGAAAGPAAEEQTEFTVELTAVGDQKVKVIKAVREATGLGLKEAKAVVDGAPAPVKEDVSKEDAEALKAALEEVGASVTLK, encoded by the coding sequence ATGGCATTGAACATTGAAAACATTGTCGAAGAACTTAAAGGCGCGACAATCTTAGAATTAAACGACTTAGTTAAAGCTATCGAAGACGAATTTGGCGTAACTGCTGCTGCTCCTGTAGCTGCTGCTGGTGCTGCTGCTGGACCTGCTGCTGAAGAACAAACAGAATTTACTGTTGAATTAACAGCTGTTGGCGATCAAAAAGTTAAAGTTATCAAAGCAGTTCGTGAAGCAACTGGCTTAGGCTTGAAAGAAGCTAAAGCTGTAGTTGATGGCGCTCCTGCACCAGTTAAAGAAGATGTATCTAAAGAAGACGCTGAAGCATTAAAAGCTGCTTTAGAAGAAGTTGGCGCATCTGTAACATTAAAATAA